A single window of Neospora caninum Liverpool complete genome, chromosome XII DNA harbors:
- a CDS encoding putative zinc finger (C3HC4 RING finger) protein, which produces MESTTSVPHNCEFLPHSCKCSQQEPSLSAPGDVEGEECSPSLGSASPSSVSSPVASRAACAFCLSSACAAEPCQLDRARQRQGTVEDLALFRVFEDEDQDGEGLCDSTVSAVALEGCPECTDAAEDDEAARRNESLEMDAASNGETESPAATSGTARRVRRARGTSSWIAFRSSASLVWPPEIRTQLSSSSLASLHHEGDSGTSSSSVFDLPPPPDFHLSALLGSPCHSFVASCRSTFSASSTAGAELSAELPDALPQSPALLCSAPSLEGLLAPPAAPLPARRRQDEGRLGARHPREETRSPETGFSRFLRPRLPSWGVRTPGLGWVFWRRPEPAGVEEHAGPSEGRREDSSARGRPSPPDGEAPRAAARREEDRAPRAQEERAWREGRSLRHLSSGAERTDVGEDERSGSRLDMCRVNLARIGWKLHACGPNGTSLLFFILFLSMVCFPLVVAARVLFPPPLVPDYVLAIIPFFCFHCDASLTDPGLSRLRLPLMALHLVPLLALLGSALGATWVCHLACVPFFIVLLSRWPRAACLVCVVVQVHLELVLISCDICRIPGQGSQGWVLGVVVALVVTIVPWMFFLTVNSQLPQCTSASPLPCVIPSASALLLFCICLLWCLTNALLVSNLFSLFLNHAAEAAPTVRAKEASLLRRAVAASQIRRDRVTVSEATSSVFLGVSKNAWIRAVACFTASALGSSVFVFLYVFRDTLLPRPARRMRESRSMSVTSGLYGGRLHSISEGFEREESLETVDHAPGSRAESLSAGHRPGYSRGGSADSRGGSALYGRSVELVRTGSQREAEGRSWESVERRASDVEIEDWRQRAVRAAEIQRRLKTHRLPQTVDPRVSPKKNACNRALPVPSSKEKLASRAVHPFAHDAASVPARPTPDPSVSKASPASPMCTICQDALQGGSWVSEVPRCSHTFHAACLQSWLLHRGTCPNCNADLGEALLGESVEVVA; this is translated from the exons ATGGAGAGCACGACCAGCGTTCCACACAACTGCGAGTTTCTCCCGCACTCGTGCAAATGCAGTCAGCAAGagccctcgctctctgcgcctggagacgtggagggagaagaatgCAGCCCTAGCCTCGGCTcagcctctccttcctccgtctcctctccggtcgcgtcgcgcgccgcctgtgctttctgcctttccagcGCGTGTGCCGCTGAGCCGTGTCAGTTGGACAGGGCTCGGCAGAGGCAGGGGACGGTGGAAGACCTTGCgctgtttcgcgttttcgagGACGAGGACCAGGATGGCGAAGGCCTGTGCGACTCCACCGTTTCGGCCGTCGCTCTGGAGGGGTGTCCCGAGTGCACGGATGCcgccgaggacgacgaagctGCTCGACGCAACGAGAGCCTCGAGATGGACGCGGCGAGCAACGGGGAAACCGAGAGTCCCGCAGCGACTTCGGGAACGGCACGTCGCGTGAGACGCGCCCGCGGAACATCTTCGTGGATTGCCTTCCGGTCGTCTGCTTCGTTAGTCTGGCCTCCCGAGATCCGAACGCagctctcgtcttcgtcgctcgcgtcgcTGCATCACGAGGGTGATTCTGGAACTTCGAGCAGCTCTGTGTTCGACctcccgccgcctccggaCTTTCACTTGTCCGCCCTCCTTGGTTCGCCGTGCCATTCGTTCGTCGCGTCTTGCAGATCCACCTTCTCAGCGTCTTCGACCGCTGGTGCCGAGCTGTCTGCGGAACTTCCTGACGCGCTCCCCCAGTCCCCTGCTCTCCTGTGCTCCGCTCCCTCGCTGGAAGGCCTCCtggcgccgcctgcagcgccttTACCGGCTCGACGCAGGCAAGACGAGGGTCGTCTCGGTGCCCGCCACCcccgcgaagagacacgcagccCCGAGAccggcttctcgcgctttcttcgcccccGTCTCCCGAGttggggtgtacgtacacctggcCTCGGGTGGGTCTTCTGGAGACGTCCAGAGCCCGCCGGAGTGGAAGAGCACGCGGGGCCcagcgagggaaggcgcgaggacAGCTCGGCGCGGGGAcggccgtcgcctccagatggagaggcgccgcgagcCGCTGCCaggagggaggaagaccGCGCACCTCgggcgcaggaagagagggcctggcgagaagggcgaTCCTTGCGGCATCTCTCTTCAGGGGCTGAGAGGACCGAcgtcggcgaagacgagcggtCAGGCAGTCGCCTCGACATGTGTCGCGTGAACCTCGCACGCATCGGCTGGAAGCTCCACGCCTGTGGCCCGAACGGgacgtctcttctcttcttcatcctgttcctctccatggtgtgctttcctctcgtggTAGCAGCGCGCGTGCTCTTTCCGCCGCCGCTCGTCCCCGACTACGTCCTCGCAATCAtccccttcttctgcttccacTGCGACGCCAGCCTCACCGACCCGGGGCTCAGccgtctgcgcctccccCTCATGGCCTTGCATCTCGTGcccctcctcgctctgctcGGATCTGCGCTCGGG GCGACGTGGGTCTGTCACCTCGCgtgtgtccctttcttcatcgtcctcctctcccgctggccccgcgccgcctgcctcgtttGCGTGGTCGTCCAAGTGCACCTGGAACTCGTCCTGATCAGCTGCGATATCTGTCGGATTCCAGGCCAAG GAAGTCAAGGCTGGGTCCTGGGCGTCGTCGTGGCGTTGGTGGTGACGATTGTGCCTTGGATGTTCTTCCTCACAGTGAACTCTCAGCTTCCGCAATGTacctccgcgtctccactccCCTGTGTCATCCCGTCTGCGAGTgcccttctcctcttctgcatctgtctcctctggtgTTTGACGAACGCGCTCCTCGTCTCGaacctcttctccctcttcctcaaCCACGCTGCCGAGGCCGCCCCGACAGTCCGCGCGAAGGAGGCGTCGCTGCTGcgacgcgccgtcgccgcgtcgCAGATTCGCCGGGACAGAGTCACTGTCTCGGAAGCGAcgtcttccgtcttcttggGCGTCTCGAAGAACGCATGGatccgcgccgtcgcctgcttcACAGCCTCGGCTCTGGGCTCatccgtcttcgttttcctctacGTCTTTAGAGACACTCTCCTCCCGAGGCCAGCGCGGCGGATGCGTGAGTCGAGAAGCATGTCCGTGACCAGCGGCTTGTACGGCGGCAGGCTCCACTCCATCAGCGAAGGGTtcgagcgcgaagagagtCTGGAGACCGTGGACCACGCGCCGGGGAGTCGCGCGGAGAGCCTCAGCGCGGGACACCGACCCGGCTACAGCCGCGGAGGCTCCGCCGACAGCCGCGGCGGAAGTGCGTTGTACGGCCGGAGCGTCGAACTCGTCCGCACGGGGAGTCAACGAGAGGCTGAAGGGCGCAGCTGGGAGTCCGTGGAAAGGCGAGCGAGCGACGTCGAGATAGAAgactggagacagcgagccGTGCGCGCTGCGGAAATCCAGCGGAGACTCAAAACCCAC CGTCTTCCCCAGACCGTGGACCCGCGCGTGTCGCCGAAAAAGAACGCATGCAATCGAGCTCTCCCGGTTCCCAGTAGCAAGGAAAAGCTTGCGTCGAGGGCAGTGCATCCGTTTGCGCACGACGCCGCGAGCGTCCCTGCGCGTCCGACACCCGACCCTTCCGTCTCTAAGgcttcgcccgcctcgccaATGTGCACCATCTGCCAAGACGCCTTGCAAGGAGGCTCTTGGGTCAGCGAGGTGCCCAGGTGTTCTCACACCTTCCAcgctgcctgtctccagtCTTGGCTTCTCCACAGAGGCACGTGCCCGAACTGCAACGCCGATTTAGGAGAGGCGCTGCTCGGCGAATCTGTGGAAGTCGTCGCCTAG